One window of the Natronomonas marina genome contains the following:
- a CDS encoding type II toxin-antitoxin system death-on-curing family toxin — MADSLWYPSVENVVAIHDDIVSEYSDTPSGVQNRGDIEFALNYIEEGSFGSAPETIHEKAYHLLRLLVANHPFVDANKRTALNTVVVFYFLNGYRFDYDDEIRTILKGFGTDEAAVDAEETVEYLRSHTEDLNLAREIDEWRDEFVQYGIDQLTGGSADPND, encoded by the coding sequence ATGGCTGACTCGTTGTGGTATCCATCTGTCGAGAATGTGGTTGCTATCCACGACGATATCGTTTCGGAGTATTCTGATACGCCGTCTGGTGTCCAGAATCGAGGCGACATCGAATTCGCGCTGAACTACATCGAGGAGGGCAGCTTTGGTTCGGCACCGGAGACGATCCACGAGAAGGCGTATCACCTCCTCCGGCTCCTCGTCGCCAATCATCCCTTCGTCGATGCGAACAAGCGCACCGCGCTCAACACGGTGGTCGTCTTCTACTTCCTCAACGGGTATCGGTTCGACTACGACGACGAAATCAGGACGATCTTGAAAGGGTTCGGTACCGACGAAGCGGCCGTCGATGCGGAAGAAACCGTCGAGTATCTCCGATCCCACACCGAAGATCTGAATCTGGCACGCGAAATCGACGAGTGGCGGGATGAGTTCGTCCAGTACGGGATAGACCAGTTGACCGGCGGTTCGGCGGACCCGAACGATTAA